A region of Mycolicibacterium brumae DNA encodes the following proteins:
- the hisF gene encoding imidazole glycerol phosphate synthase subunit HisF has product MRWDPRGLPVSSDVATRVIPCLDVDDGRVVKGVNFENLRDAGDPVELAARYDAEGADELTFLDVTASSSGRATMLEVVRRTAEQVFIPLTVGGGIRAVADVDVLLRAGADKVSVNTAAIARPELLAELSRQFGSQCIVLSVDARTVPEGCEPTPSGWEVTTHGGRRGTGIDAVAWAARGAELGVGEILLNSMDADGTKAGFDLPMLRAVRSAVSVPIIASGGAGSVSDFAPAVRAGADAVLAASVFHFGDLTIPEVKAAMRAEGITIR; this is encoded by the coding sequence ATCCGTTGGGACCCGAGAGGATTACCTGTGAGCTCAGACGTCGCCACCCGCGTCATCCCGTGCCTGGATGTCGACGACGGCCGGGTCGTCAAGGGCGTGAACTTCGAAAACCTCCGTGACGCAGGCGATCCCGTCGAACTGGCCGCCCGCTACGACGCCGAGGGCGCCGACGAGCTGACCTTCCTCGACGTCACGGCGTCCTCGTCGGGCCGGGCCACCATGCTCGAGGTGGTGCGCCGCACCGCCGAGCAGGTGTTCATCCCGCTGACCGTCGGCGGTGGCATCCGCGCGGTCGCCGACGTCGACGTGCTGCTGCGCGCCGGCGCGGACAAGGTGTCGGTGAACACCGCCGCCATCGCCCGCCCGGAGCTGCTGGCCGAGTTGTCACGGCAGTTCGGCTCCCAGTGCATCGTGCTGAGCGTGGACGCCCGCACCGTCCCCGAAGGTTGCGAACCCACCCCGTCGGGCTGGGAGGTCACCACCCACGGCGGCCGGCGCGGCACCGGCATCGACGCGGTGGCGTGGGCGGCGCGCGGCGCGGAACTGGGGGTGGGGGAGATCCTGCTGAACTCGATGGACGCCGACGGCACCAAGGCGGGCTTCGACCTGCCCATGCTGCGCGCGGTGCGCTCGGCGGTCAGCGTGCCGATCATCGCCAGCGGCGGCGCCGGGTCGGTCTCCGATTTCGCACCGGCGGTGCGGGCCGGCGCGGACGCGGTGTTGGCGGCCAGCGTGTTTCACTTCGGCGACCTGACCATCCCGGAGGTCAAGGCGGCCATGCGCGCCGAGGGGATCACGATCCGATGA
- a CDS encoding inositol monophosphatase family protein translates to MPTPSPEQLEALLDIAAGILDGVCPQFLDGHRAASAVAKLGNDFATEVDLAIERRVVAELTAATGIGVHGEEFGGPSLDSELVWVLDPIDGTFNYAAGSPMCAILLGLLRDGEPVAGLTWLPFTGERYRALVDGPVLAGDSALPRLSPTTVADSIVGVGSFNIDSRGYFPGAWRAAVLAGLSRRCSRIRMHGATGIDLAYVAAGILGGAISFGHYVWDHAAGVALIRAAGGIVTDLEGRPWTTASRSALAAAPGVHEEMLEIVASVGTREDYL, encoded by the coding sequence ATGCCCACACCGTCGCCCGAGCAACTCGAGGCCCTGCTGGACATCGCCGCGGGGATCCTCGACGGTGTGTGCCCGCAGTTCCTCGACGGTCACCGCGCCGCCTCGGCGGTCGCCAAGCTCGGCAACGACTTCGCCACCGAGGTTGATCTGGCGATCGAGCGACGCGTGGTCGCCGAACTCACCGCGGCGACCGGGATCGGCGTGCACGGCGAGGAATTCGGCGGCCCCAGCCTCGATTCGGAGCTGGTGTGGGTGCTCGACCCGATCGACGGGACGTTCAACTACGCCGCCGGGTCACCGATGTGCGCGATCCTGCTCGGCCTGCTGCGCGACGGCGAGCCGGTCGCCGGACTGACCTGGCTGCCGTTCACCGGGGAGCGGTACCGCGCCCTGGTCGACGGCCCGGTGCTCGCGGGCGACAGTGCGCTGCCGCGGCTTTCGCCGACCACGGTGGCGGACTCGATCGTCGGCGTCGGCTCCTTCAACATCGATTCCCGCGGCTACTTCCCGGGGGCCTGGCGGGCGGCGGTGCTGGCCGGGTTGAGCCGACGCTGCTCGCGGATCCGGATGCACGGCGCGACCGGGATCGACCTGGCGTATGTCGCCGCCGGGATCCTCGGCGGGGCAATCAGTTTCGGTCACTACGTGTGGGACCACGCGGCCGGGGTGGCGCTGATCCGGGCCGCCGGTGGCATCGTGACCGACCTGGAAGGCCGACCGTGGACGACCGCTTCGCGCTCGGCCCTGGCGGCTGCGCCCGGGGTGCATGAGGAGATGCTGGAGATCGTGGCATCCGTTGGGACCCGAGAGGATTACCTGTGA
- a CDS encoding IS256 family transposase, which yields MTTDRDLDARLAEAASTVEVAEALRASGAVDELLASIDSGEVALTGEGGLLPGLIKLALERGLAAELTDHLGYEKGDPAGRGLPNARNGHSAKTVQTEAGPVSLEVPRDRDGSFTPRLVPKGQRRLGGLDDMIVSLYAGGMTLRDIQFHLQSTIGAEVSHETISKIVDEISDEVLAWQRRPLDALYPVIYLDAIVVKVKDGGHTRNKAAHIAVGVDMAGVKHVLGIWVQQNEGASFWASVCADLANRGVRDVLIVCCDGLTGFPEAITATWSQATVQTCVVHLIRNALRFVSYKDRKAVAAALKPIYTAADADAARAELDAFTASDLGKKNPTVTMVFDRSWEQFIPFLEFPPELRRVIYTTNSIESLNYQLRKVTKTRGQFPNDAAVVKLLWLAICNIEDKRAAERAKERGQKHNRKAAGRLVEGQVVTNWKKALEQLVLVYPDRIEPHL from the coding sequence ATGACGACAGATCGGGATTTGGACGCGCGGCTGGCTGAGGCCGCGTCGACGGTGGAGGTGGCCGAGGCGCTGCGGGCATCCGGGGCGGTCGATGAGCTGCTGGCCTCGATCGACTCCGGCGAGGTCGCGCTGACCGGTGAGGGTGGCCTGCTGCCCGGGCTGATCAAGCTCGCGTTGGAGCGGGGCCTGGCCGCCGAGCTGACCGATCATCTCGGCTATGAGAAGGGCGACCCGGCCGGCCGGGGCCTGCCGAACGCCCGTAACGGGCACTCGGCCAAGACCGTGCAGACTGAGGCCGGCCCGGTCTCGTTGGAGGTGCCTCGGGACCGTGACGGGTCGTTCACGCCGCGGCTGGTGCCCAAGGGACAGCGCCGGCTCGGTGGGCTCGATGACATGATCGTTTCGCTGTATGCCGGCGGGATGACGTTGCGGGACATCCAATTTCACCTGCAATCAACGATCGGCGCCGAGGTGTCTCATGAGACGATCTCCAAGATCGTCGACGAGATCTCCGATGAGGTCCTTGCCTGGCAGCGTCGCCCGTTGGATGCGCTGTACCCGGTGATCTACCTCGACGCGATCGTGGTGAAGGTCAAAGACGGCGGCCACACCCGCAACAAGGCCGCGCACATCGCCGTGGGCGTCGATATGGCCGGCGTCAAGCATGTCCTGGGCATCTGGGTCCAGCAGAACGAAGGAGCCTCGTTCTGGGCGTCGGTCTGCGCTGATCTGGCCAACCGAGGGGTGCGTGACGTGCTTATCGTGTGCTGCGACGGGCTCACCGGGTTCCCCGAGGCCATCACGGCGACCTGGTCGCAGGCCACCGTCCAGACCTGCGTGGTGCACCTGATCCGCAACGCGCTGCGGTTCGTGTCCTACAAGGACCGCAAGGCCGTGGCCGCCGCGCTCAAGCCGATCTACACCGCCGCTGACGCCGATGCCGCCCGCGCCGAGCTGGATGCGTTCACCGCATCAGATTTGGGCAAGAAAAACCCCACTGTGACAATGGTTTTCGATCGATCATGGGAGCAATTCATCCCCTTCCTGGAGTTCCCTCCAGAGCTACGCCGGGTGATCTACACGACCAACTCGATCGAGTCGTTGAACTACCAACTTCGCAAGGTCACCAAGACCCGCGGGCAGTTCCCCAACGACGCCGCGGTGGTGAAACTGCTCTGGCTGGCGATCTGCAACATCGAAGACAAACGCGCCGCCGAACGGGCCAAGGAACGCGGCCAGAAACATAACCGAAAGGCCGCCGGACGCCTCGTGGAAGGACAAGTGGTCACCAACTGGAAGAAAGCCCTCGAACAGCTCGTGCTGGTCTACCCAGACCGCATCGAGCCCCACCTGTAG
- a CDS encoding DinB family protein, translating to MTQPGVEEYGEPCRECGYSWSHSFDELIALHKRVHAGFDKTVRAHTYGARIDELAWSVGEYICHVADNESIWVERFTGLPAMAEPRVAPYDQDALAAARHYPEIPFESAMGAMRRARAAFVSAAYMTPQELTFFHPEPGAITVLDALRLAIHDSHHHLWDVRRITGAASG from the coding sequence GTGACTCAACCCGGCGTCGAAGAGTACGGCGAACCCTGCCGCGAGTGCGGATACTCGTGGTCGCATTCGTTCGACGAGTTGATTGCGCTGCACAAGCGGGTGCACGCCGGATTCGATAAGACCGTCCGGGCGCACACCTACGGCGCGCGGATCGACGAACTGGCTTGGAGCGTCGGCGAATACATCTGCCACGTCGCCGACAACGAGTCGATCTGGGTGGAGCGGTTCACCGGCCTCCCCGCGATGGCCGAGCCGCGGGTGGCGCCCTACGACCAGGACGCGCTGGCCGCTGCGCGCCACTACCCGGAAATCCCCTTCGAATCCGCGATGGGCGCGATGCGCCGGGCGCGCGCGGCGTTCGTCTCGGCCGCCTATATGACCCCGCAGGAGCTCACGTTCTTCCACCCCGAACCCGGGGCCATCACCGTGCTCGACGCCCTGCGCCTGGCCATCCACGACAGCCACCATCACCTGTGGGACGTTCGGCGCATCACCGGCGCCGCGTCGGGCTAA
- the hisI gene encoding phosphoribosyl-AMP cyclohydrolase: protein MSERYDLDPAIAARLKRNADGLIAAVAQEHGTRDVLMVAWMDDAALARTLATREATYFSRSRGEQWVKGATSGHTQRVHSVRLDCDGDTVLLVVDQVGGACHTGDLTCFDTDQLL, encoded by the coding sequence ATGAGCGAGCGCTACGACCTCGACCCGGCGATCGCCGCGCGGCTCAAACGCAACGCCGACGGGTTGATCGCGGCCGTCGCACAGGAGCACGGCACCCGGGACGTGCTGATGGTCGCATGGATGGACGACGCCGCGCTGGCGCGGACCCTGGCGACCCGGGAGGCCACCTACTTCTCCCGGTCTCGCGGCGAGCAATGGGTGAAGGGCGCGACCAGCGGGCACACCCAGCGCGTGCACTCGGTGCGGCTGGACTGTGACGGCGACACGGTGCTGCTGGTCGTCGACCAGGTCGGCGGAGCGTGTCACACCGGCGATCTCACCTGCTTCGACACGGATCAGTTGCTTTAG
- a CDS encoding histidinol-phosphate transaminase: MTAAPGAAVALADLPLRADLRGKSPYGAPQLSVPVQLNTNENPHPPTRALVDDVAASVAAAATELHRYPDRDAVALRADLAAYVSGRTGVRLGVENLWAANGSNEVLQQLLQAFGGPGRSAMGFTPSYSMHPVIADATQTEWIGVPRADDFALDTAAAATAIAERRPDVVFVTSPNNPTGASVGIDDLRELLAAMDGGVLIVDEAYGEFSAQPSAVRLIDEFGDRLVVSRTMSKAFAFAGGRLGYLVAAPAVIDAMLLVRLPYHLSVLTQAGARAALRHADDTLGSVAVLIAERERVAAALRAMGFRVTPSDANFILFGDFTDSAAAWQRYLDAGVLIRDVGIPGKLRVTIGLDTENDAFLAASAQLAGTDLVQEPS, encoded by the coding sequence ATGACCGCCGCACCCGGCGCGGCGGTCGCACTGGCGGACCTGCCGCTGCGCGCCGATCTGCGCGGCAAAAGCCCCTACGGCGCTCCGCAGTTGAGCGTCCCGGTGCAGCTCAACACCAACGAGAACCCGCACCCGCCGACCCGCGCCCTGGTCGACGACGTCGCCGCGTCGGTGGCCGCGGCCGCCACTGAGCTGCACCGCTACCCCGACCGCGACGCCGTCGCGTTGCGCGCGGACCTGGCGGCATACGTCAGCGGCCGCACCGGGGTGCGCCTCGGCGTCGAAAACCTGTGGGCCGCCAACGGTTCCAACGAGGTGCTGCAGCAACTGCTGCAGGCCTTCGGCGGCCCGGGCCGCTCGGCGATGGGGTTCACCCCGTCGTACTCGATGCACCCGGTCATCGCCGACGCCACCCAGACCGAGTGGATCGGCGTGCCGCGGGCAGACGACTTCGCGCTGGACACCGCGGCCGCCGCGACGGCCATCGCAGAGCGCCGGCCCGACGTCGTGTTCGTCACCAGCCCCAACAACCCGACCGGGGCCAGCGTCGGCATCGACGATCTGCGGGAGCTGCTGGCCGCCATGGACGGCGGGGTGCTGATCGTCGACGAGGCCTACGGCGAGTTCTCCGCCCAGCCCAGCGCGGTGCGGTTGATCGACGAGTTCGGCGACCGGCTGGTGGTCAGTCGCACCATGAGCAAGGCGTTCGCGTTCGCCGGCGGCCGGCTCGGTTACCTGGTCGCCGCGCCGGCGGTCATCGACGCCATGCTGCTGGTGCGGTTGCCGTACCACCTGTCGGTGCTCACCCAGGCCGGCGCCCGCGCGGCGCTGCGGCACGCTGATGACACCCTCGGGTCGGTGGCGGTGCTGATCGCCGAGCGCGAGCGGGTCGCGGCGGCGTTGCGCGCCATGGGATTCCGGGTCACCCCCAGTGACGCCAACTTCATCCTGTTCGGCGACTTCACCGATTCGGCGGCCGCCTGGCAGCGCTACCTGGACGCCGGCGTGCTGATCCGCGACGTCGGCATCCCCGGAAAACTGCGGGTCACCATCGGCCTGGACACCGAGAACGACGCATTCCTGGCCGCCAGCGCGCAGCTGGCGGGCACCGACCTCGTGCAGGAGCCATCATGA
- the priA gene encoding bifunctional 1-(5-phosphoribosyl)-5-((5-phosphoribosylamino)methylideneamino)imidazole-4-carboxamide isomerase/phosphoribosylanthranilate isomerase PriA, translated as MSLILLPAVDVVEGKAVRLVQGQAGSETEYGSAIEAAETWQRDGAEWIHLVDLDAAFGRGSNRELLAEVVGKLDVAVELSGGIRDDESLRAALATGCARVNLGTAALENPKWCARAIAEHGDKVAVGLDVQIDDEGRHRLRGRGWETDGGDLWAVLERLDAEGCSRFVVTDVTKDGTLTGPNLDLLETVAECTDAPVIASGGVSSLDDLRAIATLVGSGVEGAIVGKALYAGRFTLPEALEAVRG; from the coding sequence ATGTCGTTGATTCTGTTGCCGGCCGTCGACGTGGTCGAGGGCAAGGCGGTGCGTTTGGTGCAGGGCCAGGCCGGCAGTGAGACCGAGTACGGCTCGGCCATCGAGGCCGCCGAGACCTGGCAGCGCGACGGCGCCGAATGGATCCACCTGGTGGACCTCGACGCCGCCTTCGGCCGCGGCTCCAACCGGGAGCTGCTGGCCGAGGTGGTTGGCAAACTCGATGTGGCCGTTGAGCTTTCCGGCGGCATCCGCGACGACGAGTCGCTGCGCGCCGCGCTGGCCACCGGCTGCGCCCGGGTGAACCTGGGCACCGCCGCGCTGGAGAACCCCAAGTGGTGCGCGCGTGCCATCGCCGAGCATGGCGACAAGGTGGCCGTCGGACTGGACGTGCAGATCGACGACGAGGGCCGGCACCGGCTGCGCGGGCGCGGCTGGGAGACCGACGGCGGCGACCTGTGGGCGGTGCTGGAACGCCTGGACGCCGAGGGCTGCTCGCGGTTCGTGGTCACCGATGTCACCAAGGACGGCACCCTGACCGGCCCGAACCTGGACCTGCTGGAAACCGTCGCCGAATGCACCGACGCCCCGGTCATCGCCTCCGGCGGGGTGTCGAGCCTGGACGACCTACGCGCCATCGCCACCCTGGTCGGCAGTGGCGTGGAGGGCGCGATCGTCGGGAAGGCGCTCTACGCCGGGCGATTCACCCTGCCCGAGGCGCTGGAAGCCGTGCGCGGGTAG
- the hisB gene encoding imidazoleglycerol-phosphate dehydratase HisB translates to MTNRRASITRTTRESDITVEIDLDGSGVTQIDTGVPFFDHMLTALGSHASFDLTVRAVGDTDIEAHHTVEDTAIVLGQALGQALGAKLGIRRFGDSFIPMDETLAHAAVDVSGRPYFVHTGEPDYLVDFTIAGTGAPYHTVINRHVFESLAFNARIALHVRTLYGRDPHHITEAQYKAVARALRQAVEFDPRVSGVPSTKGTL, encoded by the coding sequence ATGACCAACCGTCGGGCATCCATCACCCGCACCACCCGGGAATCCGACATCACCGTCGAGATCGACCTGGACGGGTCCGGGGTCACCCAGATCGACACCGGGGTGCCGTTCTTCGACCACATGCTCACCGCGCTGGGCAGCCACGCCAGCTTCGACCTGACCGTGCGGGCGGTCGGCGACACTGACATCGAGGCGCACCACACCGTCGAGGACACCGCGATCGTGCTCGGCCAGGCGCTCGGTCAGGCGCTCGGCGCCAAGTTGGGCATCCGCCGATTCGGCGACTCGTTCATCCCGATGGACGAGACCCTCGCGCACGCCGCCGTGGACGTGTCCGGCCGGCCGTACTTCGTGCACACCGGCGAGCCGGACTACCTCGTCGACTTCACCATCGCCGGGACCGGCGCGCCGTATCACACGGTGATCAACCGGCACGTGTTCGAATCGCTGGCGTTCAACGCCCGCATCGCGCTGCACGTGCGGACGCTGTACGGCCGCGACCCGCACCACATCACCGAGGCCCAATACAAGGCGGTGGCGCGCGCGCTGCGCCAGGCCGTCGAGTTCGACCCGCGGGTGAGCGGCGTGCCGTCCACCAAGGGCACCCTGTGA
- the hisH gene encoding imidazole glycerol phosphate synthase subunit HisH yields the protein MKSVVILDYGSGNLRSAQRALERVGATVEVTPDPARASAADGLVVPGVGAFAACMAGLRGIGGEQIIADRLAAGAPVLGVCVGMQILFSRGVEFGHNAQGCGFWPGAVTRLEAPVIPHMGWNTVAAAPGSRLFAGLDPDTRFYFVHSYAAQDWSGADDAQLTWAQHHVRFLAAVEDGPLSATQFHPEKSGDAGAALLSNWVEGL from the coding sequence GTGAAGTCTGTCGTCATCCTGGATTACGGGTCGGGCAACCTGCGCTCGGCCCAGCGCGCGCTGGAACGCGTGGGCGCCACCGTCGAGGTCACCCCGGATCCCGCGCGCGCGTCGGCCGCCGACGGCCTGGTGGTGCCCGGCGTCGGGGCGTTCGCGGCCTGCATGGCCGGGCTGCGCGGGATCGGCGGCGAGCAGATCATCGCCGACCGGTTGGCCGCCGGGGCGCCGGTGCTCGGTGTCTGCGTCGGGATGCAGATCCTGTTCAGCCGCGGGGTGGAGTTCGGACACAATGCGCAGGGCTGCGGTTTCTGGCCGGGCGCGGTGACCCGGCTGGAGGCGCCGGTCATTCCGCACATGGGCTGGAACACCGTGGCGGCGGCGCCGGGCAGCCGGTTGTTCGCCGGCCTGGACCCCGACACCCGGTTCTACTTCGTGCATTCCTACGCCGCGCAGGACTGGTCGGGCGCCGACGACGCGCAGCTGACCTGGGCCCAGCACCACGTGCGGTTTTTGGCCGCGGTCGAGGACGGGCCGTTGTCGGCCACACAGTTCCATCCGGAGAAGAGCGGCGACGCGGGCGCGGCGCTGCTGTCCAATTGGGTTGAAGGGTTGTAG
- a CDS encoding HNH endonuclease signature motif containing protein, whose translation MRDTYAKIPAAVDPETRADAEKELAELATQYGPSHLSKLATMLLMVLDPDGDFADRRRAAARGLSVGAQTHDGMRNLRARLTPEAWATLEPILEKLAAPGMCNPDDEHPCVSGTPSEEQIQGDRRTIAQRNHDALVAAMRALLASGDLGQHNGLPVTVIVTTTLAELNAAAHGGVPADLSGGPIIDPVVTITGPDAPSGGPVTPAVPEPPENPTATDPAGLPTPYVPAALTGWAVTAGGSMVPMSDFLRMASHALHYLVIFDGRGRPLWLGRTKRLASADQRLVLFARDKGCTRPGCTASAYRCQADHLDNFSQDGQTNVDELGLDCGPDNRMAYQQNWSTRLNAEGRVEWTPPAHLDRGQPRVNPYHQPADMLAHFHKRFRHQHPPGTDPPQGPKS comes from the coding sequence GTGCGAGACACCTACGCGAAGATCCCGGCGGCGGTGGATCCGGAGACCCGGGCTGATGCCGAGAAGGAGTTGGCCGAGCTCGCCACGCAGTACGGGCCCTCGCATTTGAGCAAACTGGCGACCATGCTGCTCATGGTCCTCGATCCGGACGGGGACTTCGCCGATCGGCGCCGCGCCGCCGCCCGCGGCCTGTCCGTCGGCGCCCAGACCCATGACGGGATGCGCAACCTGCGGGCGCGGTTGACCCCCGAAGCGTGGGCCACCCTAGAACCCATCCTGGAGAAGTTGGCGGCGCCGGGCATGTGCAATCCCGACGATGAACACCCCTGTGTCTCGGGAACACCGTCGGAGGAGCAGATTCAGGGTGATCGGCGCACGATCGCCCAGCGCAACCACGACGCCCTGGTCGCCGCCATGCGGGCACTGCTGGCCTCCGGCGACCTCGGGCAACACAACGGACTACCCGTCACCGTGATCGTCACGACAACCTTGGCGGAATTGAACGCCGCCGCCCACGGCGGAGTCCCCGCCGACCTCAGCGGTGGGCCGATCATCGACCCGGTGGTGACGATCACCGGCCCCGACGCCCCGAGCGGCGGCCCGGTGACCCCGGCCGTGCCGGAACCGCCCGAGAACCCGACTGCCACTGATCCTGCCGGACTCCCGACCCCCTACGTCCCGGCCGCGCTCACGGGGTGGGCGGTGACTGCGGGCGGGTCGATGGTTCCGATGAGTGATTTCCTGCGGATGGCATCGCATGCCCTGCATTACCTGGTGATCTTCGACGGACGTGGCCGACCGCTGTGGCTGGGTCGGACCAAGCGTCTCGCTTCAGCCGATCAGCGGCTGGTCCTGTTCGCCCGGGACAAGGGATGCACCCGGCCGGGGTGCACAGCCAGCGCCTACCGGTGCCAGGCCGATCACCTCGACAATTTCAGCCAGGACGGCCAGACGAATGTCGACGAGCTGGGGCTGGACTGCGGCCCGGACAATCGGATGGCCTACCAACAGAACTGGAGCACCCGACTCAACGCCGAGGGCCGCGTCGAATGGACCCCACCAGCACACTTGGATCGCGGGCAGCCGCGGGTCAATCCGTATCACCAGCCCGCCGACATGCTCGCCCACTTCCACAAACGGTTCCGCCACCAACACCCACCCGGGACGGACCCACCCCAGGGGCCAAAGAGCTAG
- a CDS encoding DUF222 domain-containing protein has protein sequence MSSTAYADREAIFAALAQAETAHHVLASASLDALSSEEILEVLARREALAWRAPAADHRLLARLIADGNPGVLGAANLTLVLEDRLRISRGAARRRLAEAADLGPRVAVDGQPLEPVMPTVAQGVAAGVIGPEQVAIGGCQMVCVSPDKGRISGHDDRSGFGRAAG, from the coding sequence ATGAGCAGCACCGCCTACGCCGATCGGGAGGCGATCTTCGCCGCCCTCGCGCAGGCCGAAACCGCTCACCACGTCCTGGCTTCGGCGTCCCTCGACGCGCTCTCGTCGGAGGAGATTCTGGAAGTTCTCGCCCGCCGGGAGGCGCTCGCGTGGCGGGCCCCGGCGGCCGACCATCGGCTGCTGGCCCGGCTGATCGCCGACGGCAATCCCGGGGTGTTGGGGGCGGCGAACCTCACCCTCGTGTTGGAGGACCGTCTGCGGATCTCCCGCGGCGCGGCCCGACGGCGGTTGGCCGAGGCAGCCGACCTGGGGCCGCGGGTCGCGGTGGATGGGCAACCCCTGGAACCGGTCATGCCCACCGTGGCGCAGGGGGTGGCGGCGGGGGTGATCGGCCCGGAACAGGTCGCGATCGGGGGGTGTCAGATGGTCTGTGTAAGTCCTGACAAGGGAAGGATCTCAGGGCATGACGACAGATCGGGATTTGGACGCGCGGCTGGCTGA
- a CDS encoding ABC transporter ATP-binding protein gives MSPVLEVDNVTFRRDGKQIIDGISLTIPRGEHWALLGPNGAGKSTLLGFCAAVTFPTSGTVRILGSQMGRTDLAQLRRSIGHVNPRHRLHSPLSARQVVLTGITATIDIPMRWSPTADQLARAEAMIDLVGMSHRADVLWPNLSQGERGRALIGRALISGPRLLLLDEPTTGLDVAAREQLLETIDALSEADPEMASILVTHHLEELPTSTTHALLISEGRTVCSGAVREVLTTEHVSAAFRHPIEVSHTDGRWTARTRADRLIIG, from the coding sequence ATGAGCCCGGTCCTGGAGGTCGACAACGTCACCTTCCGGCGCGACGGCAAGCAGATCATCGACGGCATCTCGCTGACCATCCCGCGCGGGGAACACTGGGCGCTGCTGGGGCCCAACGGCGCCGGCAAGTCGACGCTGCTGGGCTTCTGCGCTGCGGTGACCTTCCCGACGTCGGGCACGGTGCGGATCCTCGGTTCGCAGATGGGCCGCACCGACCTGGCGCAGTTGCGTCGCAGTATCGGCCACGTCAATCCGCGGCACCGGCTGCACAGTCCGCTCAGCGCCCGGCAGGTGGTGCTGACCGGGATCACGGCCACCATCGACATCCCGATGCGCTGGTCCCCCACCGCCGATCAGCTGGCCCGCGCCGAGGCGATGATCGACCTGGTCGGCATGAGCCACCGCGCAGATGTGCTGTGGCCCAATCTTTCTCAGGGTGAGCGGGGCCGGGCGCTGATCGGGCGAGCCCTCATCTCCGGTCCGCGACTGCTGTTGCTCGACGAACCGACCACCGGCCTCGACGTCGCCGCCCGGGAACAGTTGCTGGAGACCATCGACGCGCTGTCGGAGGCCGACCCGGAGATGGCCTCCATCCTGGTGACCCACCATCTGGAGGAGCTGCCGACGTCCACCACCCATGCGTTGCTCATTTCCGAGGGCCGCACCGTTTGCTCCGGCGCCGTTCGGGAGGTGCTCACCACCGAGCACGTCAGCGCGGCCTTCCGGCACCCCATCGAGGTGAGCCACACCGACGGCCGCTGGACCGCTCGGACCCGCGCCGATCGGCTGATCATCGGGTGA